The Dyadobacter sandarakinus DNA window TTTTGTTTTTCATGCTGCTGCTGGTACTCGGGTCCAACTATGTGATCATGTTCATCGGCTGGGAAGGTGTGGGACTTTGCTCCTATCTTCTGATCGGATTCTGGAATAAAAACACAAATTACAACAATGCTGCACGGAAGGCATTCATTATGAACCGTGTAGGTGACCTGGGTTTTCTGCTCGGCATCTTCATGATCATCGGTACATTCGGCTCGGTGGAGTATAGTGAGGTGTTCAGCAAGGCAGGGAGCTTCCAGGTGGGCGATCCCCTGATTGTTGGCATTACACTGCTTCTTTTTGTAGGAGCCATGGGAAAATCTGCCCAGATTCCCCTGTATACCTGGCTGCCGGACGCGATGGCAGGTCCTACTCCGGTATCTGCCCTGATCCACGCAGCAACCATGGTGACTGCGGGTATTTATATGGTGATCCGCTCCAACATCCTGTACTCGCTCGCGCCTGAAACGCTCGAAATCGTGGGCATTATCGGCGGAGCTACTGCATTGTTTGCGGCCTCGATCGGTCTTTTGCAGAATGACATTAAAAAAGTGCTGGCTTACTCGACAGTTAGTCAGTTGGGCTACATGTTTATGGGTCTGGGTGCCATGGCGTACTCGGCTTCCATGTTTCACGTGATCACCCACGCATTTTTCAAAGCCCTGCTTTTCCTTGGTGCAGGTAGTGTGATCCACGCCATGTCCGACGAGCAGGATATCCGCTTTATGGGTGGGCTGCGTAAAAAACTGCCGGTCACTTTCATTACTTTCTTCATTGGGACCTGGGCCATTGCAGGGTTACCGCCTTTTGCAGGGTTTTTCTCCAAAGACGAAATTCTTGCCCACGTTTTTGAACACAACAAAATCCTGTGGGTGATTGGAGTAGCAGGCTCCCTGATGACCTCATTCTATATGTTCAGGCTTCTTTTCCTGACTTTCTTTGGCACTTTCCGGGGTACTCATGAACAGGAACATCACCTGCACGAATCACCGGTTAGCATGACACTCCCGCTGGTCGTACTTGCTATACTGTCCGCAATAGGAGGCTTTATCGGGGTACCCGAAGCCCTGCATGGTACGCATCGCCTGGCCGAGTTCATGAGTCCGCTGTACGACGGTGCGCGTCAGGTTAATCCTGCTGCGTTCGAAGCCACGGCTCTTTCCCATTCCGAAGAATACCTGCTGATGGGCATTTCGGTTGCCGTGGCGCTGGTCGCAGCAGTCGCTGCCTATGTCATGTATGTTTCGAAAAGTGCGGTACCCGCTCCCGACAGTGCAGGAAAATCCGGCTTGCAGAAGCTGGTTTATAACAAATACTATGTGGATGAGCTGTACGATACGATTTTTGTAAAATCAATCAAAAGCCTGTCCAATATCCTGTACAGCTTCGGA harbors:
- the nuoL gene encoding NADH-quinone oxidoreductase subunit L; its protein translation is MSPSLLILIPLLPLAGFLINGLGFPNIPKGAVGVIGTLAVVASFALSLITFNAFVASGSEPVIVPLFDWITVGDLHIPFSFQVDQLSLLMLMIITGVGSLIHVYSIGYMHHDAGFGKFFAYLNLFLFFMLLLVLGSNYVIMFIGWEGVGLCSYLLIGFWNKNTNYNNAARKAFIMNRVGDLGFLLGIFMIIGTFGSVEYSEVFSKAGSFQVGDPLIVGITLLLFVGAMGKSAQIPLYTWLPDAMAGPTPVSALIHAATMVTAGIYMVIRSNILYSLAPETLEIVGIIGGATALFAASIGLLQNDIKKVLAYSTVSQLGYMFMGLGAMAYSASMFHVITHAFFKALLFLGAGSVIHAMSDEQDIRFMGGLRKKLPVTFITFFIGTWAIAGLPPFAGFFSKDEILAHVFEHNKILWVIGVAGSLMTSFYMFRLLFLTFFGTFRGTHEQEHHLHESPVSMTLPLVVLAILSAIGGFIGVPEALHGTHRLAEFMSPLYDGARQVNPAAFEATALSHSEEYLLMGISVAVALVAAVAAYVMYVSKSAVPAPDSAGKSGLQKLVYNKYYVDELYDTIFVKSIKSLSNILYSFGEFFVDLFVQMGVRLIQLLSGWLKKSQTGSTSDYVFAMVIGIVLILFWKLLL